One Pelodiscus sinensis isolate JC-2024 unplaced genomic scaffold, ASM4963464v1 ctg80, whole genome shotgun sequence DNA segment encodes these proteins:
- the EIF2B4 gene encoding translation initiation factor eIF2B subunit delta isoform X2: MAARDGLSGVGPPLAGGQPAAPQGLSKEEKLQLRKEKKQQKKKRRDEMGQPADSPILGQPHTQLPAVPATVPSEGPVGSEKQVGAKSKAELRAERRAKQEAERALKQTKKVESTSAAVPAKPRLVPNEPQSMVKRVPEHVQVDDPAAQKRLAKKLERQQVPLRPDYGAKVNLFSHLHQYSRKVPLTQQMSIPAIAIHPAVVRLGLQYSQGLLNGSNARCLALLQVFRQVIRDYSTPPSEELSRDLVAKLKPYISFLNQCRPLSASMGNAIKYLKKEISGLSSTLREEEAKGKLQESIDKYVREKIQLAAEAISKYAFEKISDGDVILVYGCSSLVNRTLCDAHTKRAFRVIVVDSRPRLEGRDTLRRLVREGIRCTYVMITAISYVLPEVSKVLLGAHALLANGSVMSRVGTSQIALVSKAYNVPVLVCCETYKFCERVQTDSFVSNELDDPDDLILPRKGAQLGGWKENTSLRLLNLVYDVTPPELVDLVITDLGMIPCTSVPVVLRVKNVEQ; this comes from the exons ATGGCGGCGCGGGACGGGCTGAGCG GAGTCGGACCCCCGCTGGCAGGCGGGCAGCCTGCAGCCCCACAG GGACTCTCCAAGGAGGAAAAGTTGCAGCTGCGGAAGGAGaaaaagcagcagaagaagaagcgGAGAgatgagatggggcaaccagctGACTCCCCCATCCTTGGGCAGCCCCATACTCAGTTGCCAG ctgtgccagccacaGTGCCTAGTGAGGGCCCGGTTGGCAGCGAGAAGCAGGTGGGGGCGAAGAGCAAGGCGGAGCTGCGAGCAGAGCGCCGTGCCAAGCAGGAAGCCGAGCGTGCCCTGAAACAAACCAAGAAAGTGGAGTCAACCTCAGCAGCTGTGCCGGCCAAGCCGAGGCTGGTGCCTAACGAGCCTCAATCCA TGGTGAAGCGTGTGCCGGAGCACGTGCAGGTGGACGACCCAGCAGCCCAGAAGAGATTAGCGAAGaagctggagcggcagcag GTTCCTCTGAGGCCGGACTATGGCGCCAAAGTCAACCTCTTCTCCCACTTGCACCAGTACAGCCGGAAGGTGCCACTGACGCAGCAGATGAG catccctgccatAGCGATCCACCCGGCTGTGGTGCGCCTCGGCCTGCAGTACTCCCAGGGGCTGCTGAACGGCTCCAACGCCCGCTGCCTCGCCCTGCTGCAGGTCTTCAGACAG gtGATCCGGGATTACTCCACCCCACCCAGCGAGGAGCTATCACGAGACCTGGTGGCCAAGCTGAAGCCCTACATCAG TTTCCTGAACCAGTGTCGGCCCCTCTCCGCAAGCATGGGCAACGCCATTAAAtatctcaagaaagagatctcggGCCTGTCCAGCACCCTGCGGGAGGAGGAG GCGAAGGGGAAACTACAGGAAAGCATTGACAAATACGTGAGGGAGAAGATCCAACTGGCTGCCGAAGCCATCTCCAAATATGCCTTCGAGAAGATCAGTGATGGTGATGTCATCCTGGTCTATGGATG CTCCTCCTTAGTGAACCGCACACTATGTGACGCCCACACCAAGCGTGCCTTCCGAGTGATTGTGGTGGACAGTCGGCCACGGCTGGAGGGACGGGACACACTACGCAGGCTGGTGCGTGAGGGCATCCGCTGCACTTATGTCATGATCACTGCCATCTCCTACGTGCTGCCCGAG gTCTCCAAGGTATTGCTGGGGGCCCATGCGCTGCTAGCGAACGGCTCTGTCATGTCACGGGTGGGGACATCCCAGATTGCACTGGTGTCCAAGGCCTACAATGTGCCTGTGCTGGTGTGCTGCGAGACCTACAAGTTCTGTGAGCGGGTGCAGACTGACTCCTTTGTCTCCAATGAGTTGG ATGACCCTGATGACCTGATCCTGCCCAGGAAGGGAGCCCAGCTTGGTGGCTGGAAGGAAAACACGTCCCTGCGCCTTCTCAATCTGGTCTATGATGTTACCCCCCCCGAGCTGGTGGATCTGGTGATCACAGACTTGGGCATGATCCCGTGCACCTCCGTGCCTGTCGTGCTGCGGGTCAAGAATGTGGAGCAGTAG
- the EIF2B4 gene encoding translation initiation factor eIF2B subunit delta isoform X4, translating into MAARDGLSGVGPPLAGGQPAAPQVPLRPDYGAKVNLFSHLHQYSRKVPLTQQMSIPAIAIHPAVVRLGLQYSQGLLNGSNARCLALLQVFRQVIRDYSTPPSEELSRDLVAKLKPYISFLNQCRPLSASMGNAIKYLKKEISGLSSTLREEEAKGKLQESIDKYVREKIQLAAEAISKYAFEKISDGDVILVYGCSSLVNRTLCDAHTKRAFRVIVVDSRPRLEGRDTLRRLVREGIRCTYVMITAISYVLPEVSKVLLGAHALLANGSVMSRVGTSQIALVSKAYNVPVLVCCETYKFCERVQTDSFVSNELDDPDDLILPRKGAQLGGWKENTSLRLLNLVYDVTPPELVDLVITDLGMIPCTSVPVVLRVKNVEQ; encoded by the exons ATGGCGGCGCGGGACGGGCTGAGCG GAGTCGGACCCCCGCTGGCAGGCGGGCAGCCTGCAGCCCCACAG GTTCCTCTGAGGCCGGACTATGGCGCCAAAGTCAACCTCTTCTCCCACTTGCACCAGTACAGCCGGAAGGTGCCACTGACGCAGCAGATGAG catccctgccatAGCGATCCACCCGGCTGTGGTGCGCCTCGGCCTGCAGTACTCCCAGGGGCTGCTGAACGGCTCCAACGCCCGCTGCCTCGCCCTGCTGCAGGTCTTCAGACAG gtGATCCGGGATTACTCCACCCCACCCAGCGAGGAGCTATCACGAGACCTGGTGGCCAAGCTGAAGCCCTACATCAG TTTCCTGAACCAGTGTCGGCCCCTCTCCGCAAGCATGGGCAACGCCATTAAAtatctcaagaaagagatctcggGCCTGTCCAGCACCCTGCGGGAGGAGGAG GCGAAGGGGAAACTACAGGAAAGCATTGACAAATACGTGAGGGAGAAGATCCAACTGGCTGCCGAAGCCATCTCCAAATATGCCTTCGAGAAGATCAGTGATGGTGATGTCATCCTGGTCTATGGATG CTCCTCCTTAGTGAACCGCACACTATGTGACGCCCACACCAAGCGTGCCTTCCGAGTGATTGTGGTGGACAGTCGGCCACGGCTGGAGGGACGGGACACACTACGCAGGCTGGTGCGTGAGGGCATCCGCTGCACTTATGTCATGATCACTGCCATCTCCTACGTGCTGCCCGAG gTCTCCAAGGTATTGCTGGGGGCCCATGCGCTGCTAGCGAACGGCTCTGTCATGTCACGGGTGGGGACATCCCAGATTGCACTGGTGTCCAAGGCCTACAATGTGCCTGTGCTGGTGTGCTGCGAGACCTACAAGTTCTGTGAGCGGGTGCAGACTGACTCCTTTGTCTCCAATGAGTTGG ATGACCCTGATGACCTGATCCTGCCCAGGAAGGGAGCCCAGCTTGGTGGCTGGAAGGAAAACACGTCCCTGCGCCTTCTCAATCTGGTCTATGATGTTACCCCCCCCGAGCTGGTGGATCTGGTGATCACAGACTTGGGCATGATCCCGTGCACCTCCGTGCCTGTCGTGCTGCGGGTCAAGAATGTGGAGCAGTAG
- the EIF2B4 gene encoding translation initiation factor eIF2B subunit delta isoform X3, which produces MAARDGLSGVGPPLAGGQPAAPQGLSKEEKLQLRKEKKQQKKKRRDEMGQPADSPILGQPHTQLPVVKRVPEHVQVDDPAAQKRLAKKLERQQVPLRPDYGAKVNLFSHLHQYSRKVPLTQQMSIPAIAIHPAVVRLGLQYSQGLLNGSNARCLALLQVFRQVIRDYSTPPSEELSRDLVAKLKPYISFLNQCRPLSASMGNAIKYLKKEISGLSSTLREEEAKGKLQESIDKYVREKIQLAAEAISKYAFEKISDGDVILVYGCSSLVNRTLCDAHTKRAFRVIVVDSRPRLEGRDTLRRLVREGIRCTYVMITAISYVLPEVSKVLLGAHALLANGSVMSRVGTSQIALVSKAYNVPVLVCCETYKFCERVQTDSFVSNELDDPDDLILPRKGAQLGGWKENTSLRLLNLVYDVTPPELVDLVITDLGMIPCTSVPVVLRVKNVEQ; this is translated from the exons ATGGCGGCGCGGGACGGGCTGAGCG GAGTCGGACCCCCGCTGGCAGGCGGGCAGCCTGCAGCCCCACAG GGACTCTCCAAGGAGGAAAAGTTGCAGCTGCGGAAGGAGaaaaagcagcagaagaagaagcgGAGAgatgagatggggcaaccagctGACTCCCCCATCCTTGGGCAGCCCCATACTCAGTTGCCAG TGGTGAAGCGTGTGCCGGAGCACGTGCAGGTGGACGACCCAGCAGCCCAGAAGAGATTAGCGAAGaagctggagcggcagcag GTTCCTCTGAGGCCGGACTATGGCGCCAAAGTCAACCTCTTCTCCCACTTGCACCAGTACAGCCGGAAGGTGCCACTGACGCAGCAGATGAG catccctgccatAGCGATCCACCCGGCTGTGGTGCGCCTCGGCCTGCAGTACTCCCAGGGGCTGCTGAACGGCTCCAACGCCCGCTGCCTCGCCCTGCTGCAGGTCTTCAGACAG gtGATCCGGGATTACTCCACCCCACCCAGCGAGGAGCTATCACGAGACCTGGTGGCCAAGCTGAAGCCCTACATCAG TTTCCTGAACCAGTGTCGGCCCCTCTCCGCAAGCATGGGCAACGCCATTAAAtatctcaagaaagagatctcggGCCTGTCCAGCACCCTGCGGGAGGAGGAG GCGAAGGGGAAACTACAGGAAAGCATTGACAAATACGTGAGGGAGAAGATCCAACTGGCTGCCGAAGCCATCTCCAAATATGCCTTCGAGAAGATCAGTGATGGTGATGTCATCCTGGTCTATGGATG CTCCTCCTTAGTGAACCGCACACTATGTGACGCCCACACCAAGCGTGCCTTCCGAGTGATTGTGGTGGACAGTCGGCCACGGCTGGAGGGACGGGACACACTACGCAGGCTGGTGCGTGAGGGCATCCGCTGCACTTATGTCATGATCACTGCCATCTCCTACGTGCTGCCCGAG gTCTCCAAGGTATTGCTGGGGGCCCATGCGCTGCTAGCGAACGGCTCTGTCATGTCACGGGTGGGGACATCCCAGATTGCACTGGTGTCCAAGGCCTACAATGTGCCTGTGCTGGTGTGCTGCGAGACCTACAAGTTCTGTGAGCGGGTGCAGACTGACTCCTTTGTCTCCAATGAGTTGG ATGACCCTGATGACCTGATCCTGCCCAGGAAGGGAGCCCAGCTTGGTGGCTGGAAGGAAAACACGTCCCTGCGCCTTCTCAATCTGGTCTATGATGTTACCCCCCCCGAGCTGGTGGATCTGGTGATCACAGACTTGGGCATGATCCCGTGCACCTCCGTGCCTGTCGTGCTGCGGGTCAAGAATGTGGAGCAGTAG
- the EIF2B4 gene encoding translation initiation factor eIF2B subunit delta isoform X1: protein MAARDGLSGVGPPLAGGQPAAPQGLSKEEKLQLRKEKKQQKKKRRDEMGQPADSPILGQPHTQLPAAVPATVPSEGPVGSEKQVGAKSKAELRAERRAKQEAERALKQTKKVESTSAAVPAKPRLVPNEPQSMVKRVPEHVQVDDPAAQKRLAKKLERQQVPLRPDYGAKVNLFSHLHQYSRKVPLTQQMSIPAIAIHPAVVRLGLQYSQGLLNGSNARCLALLQVFRQVIRDYSTPPSEELSRDLVAKLKPYISFLNQCRPLSASMGNAIKYLKKEISGLSSTLREEEAKGKLQESIDKYVREKIQLAAEAISKYAFEKISDGDVILVYGCSSLVNRTLCDAHTKRAFRVIVVDSRPRLEGRDTLRRLVREGIRCTYVMITAISYVLPEVSKVLLGAHALLANGSVMSRVGTSQIALVSKAYNVPVLVCCETYKFCERVQTDSFVSNELDDPDDLILPRKGAQLGGWKENTSLRLLNLVYDVTPPELVDLVITDLGMIPCTSVPVVLRVKNVEQ, encoded by the exons ATGGCGGCGCGGGACGGGCTGAGCG GAGTCGGACCCCCGCTGGCAGGCGGGCAGCCTGCAGCCCCACAG GGACTCTCCAAGGAGGAAAAGTTGCAGCTGCGGAAGGAGaaaaagcagcagaagaagaagcgGAGAgatgagatggggcaaccagctGACTCCCCCATCCTTGGGCAGCCCCATACTCAGTTGCCAG cagctgtgccagccacaGTGCCTAGTGAGGGCCCGGTTGGCAGCGAGAAGCAGGTGGGGGCGAAGAGCAAGGCGGAGCTGCGAGCAGAGCGCCGTGCCAAGCAGGAAGCCGAGCGTGCCCTGAAACAAACCAAGAAAGTGGAGTCAACCTCAGCAGCTGTGCCGGCCAAGCCGAGGCTGGTGCCTAACGAGCCTCAATCCA TGGTGAAGCGTGTGCCGGAGCACGTGCAGGTGGACGACCCAGCAGCCCAGAAGAGATTAGCGAAGaagctggagcggcagcag GTTCCTCTGAGGCCGGACTATGGCGCCAAAGTCAACCTCTTCTCCCACTTGCACCAGTACAGCCGGAAGGTGCCACTGACGCAGCAGATGAG catccctgccatAGCGATCCACCCGGCTGTGGTGCGCCTCGGCCTGCAGTACTCCCAGGGGCTGCTGAACGGCTCCAACGCCCGCTGCCTCGCCCTGCTGCAGGTCTTCAGACAG gtGATCCGGGATTACTCCACCCCACCCAGCGAGGAGCTATCACGAGACCTGGTGGCCAAGCTGAAGCCCTACATCAG TTTCCTGAACCAGTGTCGGCCCCTCTCCGCAAGCATGGGCAACGCCATTAAAtatctcaagaaagagatctcggGCCTGTCCAGCACCCTGCGGGAGGAGGAG GCGAAGGGGAAACTACAGGAAAGCATTGACAAATACGTGAGGGAGAAGATCCAACTGGCTGCCGAAGCCATCTCCAAATATGCCTTCGAGAAGATCAGTGATGGTGATGTCATCCTGGTCTATGGATG CTCCTCCTTAGTGAACCGCACACTATGTGACGCCCACACCAAGCGTGCCTTCCGAGTGATTGTGGTGGACAGTCGGCCACGGCTGGAGGGACGGGACACACTACGCAGGCTGGTGCGTGAGGGCATCCGCTGCACTTATGTCATGATCACTGCCATCTCCTACGTGCTGCCCGAG gTCTCCAAGGTATTGCTGGGGGCCCATGCGCTGCTAGCGAACGGCTCTGTCATGTCACGGGTGGGGACATCCCAGATTGCACTGGTGTCCAAGGCCTACAATGTGCCTGTGCTGGTGTGCTGCGAGACCTACAAGTTCTGTGAGCGGGTGCAGACTGACTCCTTTGTCTCCAATGAGTTGG ATGACCCTGATGACCTGATCCTGCCCAGGAAGGGAGCCCAGCTTGGTGGCTGGAAGGAAAACACGTCCCTGCGCCTTCTCAATCTGGTCTATGATGTTACCCCCCCCGAGCTGGTGGATCTGGTGATCACAGACTTGGGCATGATCCCGTGCACCTCCGTGCCTGTCGTGCTGCGGGTCAAGAATGTGGAGCAGTAG